One Electrophorus electricus isolate fEleEle1 chromosome 10, fEleEle1.pri, whole genome shotgun sequence genomic region harbors:
- the nanog gene encoding homeobox protein NANOG — MADWKVPLTYNYNPSYHAYAYGLVYPQGTEQSHPNVGWAEAAYGPPAGLNGGYYSSPATSTSPPEITELASTNINGQYPNPAAYYRDPQTHTQNGRLFLSHNGVHYGQQMKARDRAGSDAPSDSEAHTPDSWSSGSSRGGGNPQGDLDVPPWIKKERAYETDSGSSDGSEVVSSSRSVATEASTSLNLGGDGLLPAPTVVPSPPEQPPAQPRKAKARTAFSEGQMNALTDRFNVQRYLTPAEMKTLAGLTGLTYKQVKTWFQNRRMKLKRHQKDNSWVSERYISTGITNASTPHSQFHVDAPVPSQDLYMNTQFRDAVFSQSSPQVSSFYPGYNLPLSPSQVSTRPQGNWPLPPAVMHYEFPNPSSYVPANGSTGFNSDGAVDPGTNATQMTTTHTVTQWSS; from the exons ATGGCGGATTGGAAAGTGCCGTTGACTTACAACTACAACCCATCCTATCACGCATATGCGTATGGGTTAGTGTATCCTCAAGGAACGGAGCAAAGTCATCCCAACGTGGGCTGGGCGGAGGCCGCGTACGGTCCCCCGGCTGGCTTGAACGGCGGCTACTATTCCTCTCCAGCAACGTCGACATCTCCACCAGAGATCACGGAGTTAGCCAGCACGAATATTAACGGACAGTACCCGAACCCGGCGGCGTACTACAGAGACCCGCAGACGCACACGCAGAACGGACGGCTTTTCCTCTCGCATAACGGGGTTCATTATGGACAACAGATGAAGGCCCGGGATCGCGCCGGGAGTGACGCGCCCAGCGACTCGGAGGCGCACACACCAG ATTCTTGGAGCTCTGGTAGCAGCCGCGGTGGGGGCAATCCCCAAGGCGACCTCGATGTCCCGCCGTGGATCAAGAAGGAGCGGGCGTATGAAACGGACAGCGGCAGCTCTGACGGCAGCGAAGTTGTTTCTAGCTCCCGTTCAGTGGCGACAGAAGCATCAACGAGTCTAAATTTGGGAGGCGACGGCTTGCTCCCAGCACCCACTGTGGTACCGTCTCCTCCCGAGCAACCGCCGGCGCAGCCCCGGAAGGCCAAAGCGCGAACTGCGTTCTCGGAAGGGCAGATGAACGCACTGACCGACCGGTTCAACGTGCAGAGATACCTTACACCCGCAGAGATGAAGACTCTAGCCGGATTGACTGGGCTCACTTACAAACAG gTGAAAACCTGGTTTCAAAACCGCAGAATGAAACTGAAGAGACACCAGAAAGATAATAGCTGGGTGTCGGAGAGATACATTTCTACTGGGATCACAAATGCCTCAACCCCACATTCTCAG TTCCATGTAGATGCTCCAGTGCCGAGCCAAGACCTTTACATGAACACCCAGTTCAGAGATGCTGTCTTCAGTCAGAGTTCCCCGCAAGTATCCTCCTTCTACCCTGGCTATAACCTGCCTCTTTCCCCTTCTCAGGTCTCCACTAGGCCCCAGGGAAACTGGCCCCTGCCCCCAGCTGTGATGCACTATGAGTTTCCTAACCCCTCCAGTTATGTGCCAGCCAATGGGAGCACTGGCTTTAACAGTGATGGTGCTGTTGATCCAGGCACCAACGCTACGCAAATGACCACGACGCACACGGTCACCCAGTGGTCATCTTGA
- the tm9sf1 gene encoding transmembrane 9 superfamily member 1 produces the protein MTVKLARPDPQVVGWVMGTRLLLLCLLSHIGLAVNYKKGDPVVLYVNKVGPYHNPQETYHYYTLPVCRPKEVQHKALSLGEVLDGDRMAESLYNIHFMENTERQTLCELTLSEKEVDQLREAIEELYYFEFVLDDIPIWGFVGYMEESGFLPHSHKVGLWTHLDFNIEYNGESVIFANVSVKDVKPVPLEEGGGGPGQGPGGLSVTHTYSVRWFESPLPHSRRAERLRDYSFFPKTLEIHWLSIINSLVLVVLLLGFVIIILMRVLKNDFARYNVEEDGGCDDLDQGDNGWKIIHTDVFRFPPYRSLLCAVLGVGAQFLTLATGIIVMALLGMFNVHRHGAINSAAIVLYALTSCVSGYCSCSFYTQIHGQRWVWNIILTSTLFSAPLFMTWSVVNSVHWWSGSTQALPASTVFLLLGAWVLVGFPLTVIGGIVGKNRAGSFQAPCRTRNIARQIPQQPWYKHTAVHMAIGGFLPFSAISVELYYIFATVWGREHYTLYGILLCVFAILLSVGACISVALTYFLLSGEDYRWWWRSILSTGSTGLFIFVYSLFYYRNRSSMSGLVQSVEFFGYSLLTAFVFSLMLGTVSFWASLAFIRYIYRSLKMD, from the exons ATGACAGTAAAACTGGCGCGTCCTGACCCGCAGGTCGTTGGATGGGTTATGGGGACTCGTCTACTGCTTCTGTGCCTGTTGTCACATATTGGCTTGGCTGTCAATTACAAGAAAGGCGACCCAGTGGTTCTTTATGTTAACAAAGTAGGTCCTTATCACAATCCCCAGGAAACGTATCATTACTATACGCTACCTGTCTGCAGACCTAAAGAG GTGCAACATAAAGCCTTAAGTCTTGGAGAGGTTTTAGATGGGGACAGGATGGCAGAGTCTTTGTACAACATCCACTTCATGGAAAACACAGAAAGGCAGACATTATGTGAGCTCACACTGTCTGAGAAAGAG GTGGATCAGTTGAGAGAAGCTATTGAGGAGCTGTATTACTTTGAGTTTGTCCTGGATGATATTCCTATCTGGGGATTTGTGGGATACATGGAGGAAAGTGGATTCTTACCACACAGCCACAAG GTGGGGTTGTGGACCCACTTGGACTTCAACATCGAGTATAATGGCGAATCGGTGATCTTTGCTAATGTGTCGGTAAAGGATGTGAAGCCAGTGCCTCTGGAAGAGGGTGGCGGAGGGCCAGGCCAGGGGCCAGGGGGCCTCTCAGTGACCCACACTTACAGCGTGCGCTGGTTTGAGAGTCCCTTGCCTCATTCGCGCAGGGCCGAGCGCCTTCGAGACTACTCCTTCTTCCCTAAGACACTGGAGATCCACTGGCTGTCAATCATCAACTCGCtggtgctggtggtgctgcTACTGGGCTtcgtcatcatcatcctcatgcGGGTGCTAAAGAACGACTTTGCCAG GTATAATGTAGAAGAAGACGGGGGCTGTGATGACCTGGACCAGGGAGATAATGGCTGGAAGATAATTCACACTGACGTCTTTCGCTTTCCACCATATAGAAGTCTGCTGTGTGCGGTGTTGGGAGTGGGGGCACAGTTCCTCACTCTGGCCACAG GAATCATTGTCATGGCATTGCTGGGGATGTTTAACGTGCATCGCCATGGTGCCATAAACTCTGCAGCAATTGTACTTTATGCGTTGACCAGCTGTGTATCAGGATATTGCTCATGTAGCTTCTACACCCAAATCCATGGGCAGCGGTGGGTCTGGAACATcatcctcacctccaccctctttTCTG CTCCCCTGTTTATGACATGGAGTGTAGTAAACTCCGTCCACTGGTGGAGCGGTTCCACGCAGGCCCTCCCAGCATCCACCGTGTTCCTGTTGCTCGGAGCCTGGGTGCTGGTCGGTTTTCCCCTCACTGTTATCGGGGGAATTGTGGGTAAGAACCGGGCAGGCAGCTTCCAGGCTCCATGCCGCACGCGCAACATTGCCCGCCAGATCCCTCAGCAGCCATGGTACAAACACACGGCTGTGCACATGGCCATCGGAGGATTCCTACCTTTCAG TGCCATCTCAGTGGAGCTGTACTACATATTTGCCACCGTGTGGGGTCGGGAGCACTACACTCTTTATGGCATCCTGCTCTGCGTCTTTGCCATCCTGCTGTCAGTGGGCGCCTGCATCTCCGTGGCCCTCACCTACTTCCTGTTGTCGGGCGAGGACTACCGCTGGTGGTGGCGGAGCATTCTAAGCACGGGCTCCACAGGTCTTTTCATCTTCGTCTACTCCCTCTTCTACTACCGCAATCGCTCCAGTATGAGCGGCCTGGTGCAGAGCGTGGAGTTCTTCGGATACTCCTTACTCACTGCTTTCGTCTTCTCGCTCATGTTGGGCACCGTCTCCTTCTGGGCCTCCTTAGCTTTCATCCGTTACATCTACCGCAGTCTGAAGATGGATTGA